One region of Candidatus Paceibacterota bacterium genomic DNA includes:
- a CDS encoding glycosyltransferase: MKILYCITKSNFGGAQRYVYDLATSLSKQNEGQNEGVVALGGHGQLAEKLEAIGIRTISIPKAERDVSFLKDLGVFFSLIKIIRAEKPDVLHINSSKIGGLGALAGRFCRVPQIIFTAHGWAFKEPRGTFATLIIKILSWLTIIFSHSVIVLSEKERAMVAKWPGAAKKLHVIPLGIRALPTLSKEEALQELGIKVDEKMAKKKIVGTIAELNHNKGLPYAVQGLAEYIKNDLLYVIIGEGEKRAELEKLITDTKTGDRIFLAGYKKDAARLLPAFDIFLLPSVKEGLPYVILEAGAASLPVIATKVGGIPEVIENLVSGLLVAPARPNEIRNALLYLDDHPEMFASLGANLKEKIAKDFSLEKMIEGTFNLYNKM; encoded by the coding sequence ATGAAAATCCTCTACTGCATCACCAAATCCAATTTCGGAGGGGCCCAACGCTATGTTTACGACCTGGCCACCTCTCTCTCCAAACAAAATGAAGGCCAAAATGAGGGAGTTGTCGCCCTCGGTGGACATGGTCAGCTAGCTGAAAAGCTCGAAGCAATCGGCATTCGGACTATCTCTATTCCCAAAGCCGAGCGGGATGTTTCTTTTTTAAAAGACCTCGGCGTTTTTTTTAGTCTCATAAAAATAATCCGAGCCGAAAAACCAGATGTACTCCATATCAATAGTTCAAAAATCGGGGGGCTTGGAGCGCTTGCAGGTAGATTCTGTCGAGTGCCTCAGATCATTTTCACCGCGCATGGTTGGGCTTTTAAAGAGCCTCGGGGTACATTCGCTACTCTCATCATCAAAATTTTATCTTGGCTTACGATTATTTTTTCCCATAGTGTGATAGTGCTTTCAGAAAAAGAGCGGGCCATGGTCGCCAAGTGGCCTGGTGCAGCCAAAAAGCTTCACGTCATACCCCTTGGCATCAGAGCTTTGCCCACACTTTCAAAAGAAGAGGCTCTGCAAGAACTTGGCATCAAAGTGGATGAAAAAATGGCAAAGAAAAAAATTGTTGGTACCATTGCTGAGCTCAATCACAACAAAGGCCTCCCTTATGCTGTCCAAGGCCTCGCGGAATATATCAAAAATGATTTGCTCTACGTCATTATTGGCGAGGGAGAAAAAAGAGCTGAGCTAGAAAAACTAATTACGGACACCAAAACCGGTGATCGTATTTTTTTGGCGGGCTATAAAAAGGATGCCGCGCGTTTATTACCAGCTTTTGATATTTTTCTTTTACCCTCGGTTAAAGAAGGCTTACCATACGTCATCCTCGAAGCTGGTGCCGCCTCCCTGCCCGTCATCGCCACCAAAGTTGGCGGCATTCCTGAAGTAATTGAAAATCTAGTCAGCGGACTTCTCGTCGCCCCTGCCCGCCCCAACGAAATCCGCAACGCCCTACTTTACCTAGATGACCACCCAGAGATGTTCGCCTCACTTGGTGCCAATCTGAAAGAAAAAATTGCCAAGGATTTTAGTCTTGAAAAAATGATCGAAGGAACTTTCAATCTCTATAACAAAATGTAA
- a CDS encoding sugar transferase — MTVFNRKEPFILLVGDIAVLVATLWLALYLRFFTVPSHQYFLDHLVPFSLVFLVWILVFFIAGLYERQTVVLRGRLPSSLAFAHVANSIIAVLFFYFIPYFGITPKTNLFIYLVVSFAGMAVWRLVLYPIFSIRKSDRAILIAGGYEGREVADELKANNRHGITLSSFINLDEADLSLIGQTVSQLVKEQKISIVIIDLHSEKIEKALPLLYGLVFSSVHFVDFNDIYEALFRRLPESLIKHNWFLANMSLESSIVYDALKRLVDFMAAFIIGLVSLVFYPFVFIATKLCDGGSIFIHQFRIGKNNRPIKIIKFRTMRDGIEVTSVGSFLRRTRIDELPQLWNVVKGDISLIGPRPELPELVKVYEEQIPYYSVRHLVTPGLSGWAQMYHQQHPHHAADVEETRNKLSYDLYYIKNRSFMLDIMIALKTIKTLVTFVGK; from the coding sequence ATGACCGTGTTTAATAGAAAAGAGCCTTTTATCCTCCTTGTCGGGGATATTGCCGTATTGGTAGCTACCTTGTGGCTAGCCCTTTACCTCCGTTTTTTTACTGTCCCTTCGCATCAATATTTTCTTGACCACCTCGTGCCTTTTTCCTTGGTTTTTTTGGTCTGGATCTTGGTCTTTTTTATTGCTGGTCTGTATGAACGGCAGACTGTAGTTTTGCGTGGGCGCCTACCCTCATCTCTAGCTTTTGCCCACGTGGCCAACAGTATCATTGCCGTCCTGTTCTTTTATTTTATCCCTTATTTCGGCATTACTCCAAAAACCAATCTTTTTATTTACTTAGTCGTTTCGTTTGCAGGCATGGCTGTCTGGCGTCTAGTTCTCTACCCAATATTTTCGATTCGTAAATCCGACCGGGCCATTTTGATTGCGGGAGGCTATGAAGGTCGGGAAGTGGCGGACGAGCTAAAAGCTAACAATCGTCACGGCATCACCTTATCTTCATTTATCAATCTCGACGAAGCGGATCTTTCTTTGATTGGACAAACTGTCTCCCAGCTCGTCAAAGAGCAAAAAATATCGATTGTGATTATTGACTTGCACAGTGAAAAGATTGAAAAGGCATTGCCTCTTTTATATGGTTTGGTTTTTTCAAGTGTTCATTTTGTGGATTTCAATGATATTTATGAGGCTCTCTTTCGTCGCTTGCCAGAGTCTCTCATCAAGCACAACTGGTTTCTCGCCAATATGTCGCTCGAGTCGAGTATTGTGTATGATGCCTTGAAACGCCTGGTGGATTTTATGGCCGCCTTTATCATTGGCCTCGTTTCTTTAGTTTTCTATCCATTTGTTTTTATAGCTACAAAGCTATGTGATGGCGGGTCTATCTTTATTCATCAGTTTAGGATTGGAAAAAATAATCGTCCGATTAAAATTATTAAGTTTCGGACAATGCGCGATGGAATAGAAGTGACCAGTGTCGGTTCATTTCTTCGCAGGACTCGCATCGATGAGTTACCTCAGCTTTGGAACGTGGTCAAAGGGGACATCTCATTGATCGGTCCTCGCCCAGAGCTGCCTGAGCTAGTGAAAGTCTACGAAGAGCAAATCCCATACTATAGCGTCCGCCATCTGGTGACTCCAGGCCTTTCGGGCTGGGCTCAGATGTATCATCAGCAGCACCCTCATCATGCCGCCGATGTCGAAGAGACTCGCAACAAGCTTTCCTATGATCTTTATTACATTAAAAACCGCTCTTTTATGCTTGATATTATGATTGCTCTTAAGACAATCAAGACCTTGGTGACTTTTGTGGGGAAGTAG
- the secD gene encoding protein translocase subunit SecD — protein MLKTRVFAIFLIIVGLGLGYFVNSNSANASHPFKLGLDLNGGTHLVYQADVSKIAASDVDGAMQSLRDVIENRINVFGVAEPLVQTEKATIGGVQVNKLIVELPGVTDVNKAIALIGATPTLDFRTEKASTASSSALDTATSSEDIASLFDVTPLTGQYLQRATLEFDQNNQAMVGLQFNSDGAKLFADITKANIGKRVAIFLDGKPISIPVVQSVITSGQAQISGGNMTPDEAKTLVRNLNYGALPVPIQLIGTQTIGASLGADALNTSVKAGLWGFLLVALFLLLWYRLPGLVAIVSLAMYTAINLTLYKLIPVTLTSAGLAGFILSIGMAVDANILIFERMKEELKKGLALEDAVREGFARAWLSIRDSNLSSIITAIILYTFATSALIKGFALVFLIGVLVSMFTAITVSRTFLKALGFKKKNRFIHFIFSNGLDK, from the coding sequence ATGCTAAAAACACGTGTTTTCGCCATCTTTCTGATTATCGTCGGTCTCGGCCTAGGTTATTTTGTCAACAGCAATAGCGCCAACGCCTCACACCCTTTCAAGCTCGGTCTTGATCTCAACGGCGGGACGCATCTTGTCTACCAGGCTGATGTCTCAAAAATAGCGGCCAGTGACGTAGATGGTGCCATGCAGTCTTTGCGGGATGTCATTGAAAACCGCATCAATGTTTTTGGGGTAGCGGAGCCTCTTGTCCAGACTGAAAAGGCCACTATTGGAGGTGTGCAAGTCAACAAGCTCATTGTCGAACTTCCGGGAGTGACCGATGTTAATAAAGCGATTGCCTTGATTGGCGCGACACCTACTCTGGATTTTCGGACTGAAAAGGCTAGCACCGCTTCGTCATCGGCTTTGGATACGGCCACTTCAAGCGAAGACATCGCTTCGCTTTTTGATGTCACTCCTTTGACCGGTCAATATCTTCAGCGAGCTACTCTTGAGTTTGATCAAAACAATCAGGCTATGGTGGGGCTCCAGTTCAACTCTGATGGCGCCAAACTTTTCGCGGATATTACCAAGGCCAATATTGGCAAACGGGTGGCCATCTTTCTCGACGGCAAACCTATCTCTATCCCAGTCGTCCAAAGCGTGATCACGAGCGGTCAGGCTCAGATCTCTGGAGGCAACATGACTCCTGATGAAGCCAAGACTTTAGTGCGCAATCTAAACTACGGCGCCTTGCCCGTACCTATTCAGCTCATCGGGACTCAGACTATTGGTGCTTCTCTCGGGGCGGATGCTTTAAATACTAGTGTCAAAGCCGGTCTGTGGGGTTTCCTTTTGGTCGCTCTCTTCTTGCTTCTTTGGTATCGTTTGCCTGGCTTGGTGGCCATTGTTTCTTTGGCTATGTATACAGCTATCAACCTGACTCTTTACAAACTCATCCCAGTGACTTTGACTTCAGCCGGTCTCGCCGGCTTTATTTTGTCTATCGGTATGGCAGTGGATGCCAATATTCTTATTTTCGAACGTATGAAAGAGGAATTGAAAAAAGGTCTGGCGCTCGAAGACGCCGTGCGTGAAGGTTTTGCTCGCGCTTGGCTTTCGATCCGCGATTCAAACCTTTCGTCTATTATTACGGCGATCATCCTGTACACTTTTGCCACCTCAGCTCTGATCAAAGGTTTTGCACTAGTCTTTTTGATCGGTGTGCTTGTCTCTATGTTTACCGCTATTACTGTATCCCGCACATTTTTGA